In one window of Mesoplodon densirostris isolate mMesDen1 chromosome 4, mMesDen1 primary haplotype, whole genome shotgun sequence DNA:
- the CIB1 gene encoding calcium and integrin-binding protein 1, whose translation MGGSGSRLSKELLVEYQDLTFLTKQEILLAHRRFCELLPQEHRSVEESLQARVSLEQILSLPELKANPFKERICRVFSTSPTRDSLSFEDFLDLLSVFSDTATPDIKSHYAFRIFDFDDDGTLNREDLSQLVNCLTGEGEDTRLSASEMKQLIDNILEESDIDRDGTINLSEFQHVISRSPDFASSFKIVL comes from the exons ATGGGGGGCTCGGGCAGTCGCCTGTCCAAGGAGCTGCTGGTCGAGTACCAG GACTTGACGTTCCTGACCAAACAGGAGATCCTCCT AGCCCACAGGCGGTTCTGTGAGCTGCTTCCCCAGGAGCACCGGAGTGTGGAGGAGTCACTGCAGGCACGAGTGTCCTTGGAGCAGATCCTCAGCCTTCCAGAGCTCAAG GCCAACCCCTTCAAGGAGCGAATCTGCAGGGTCTTCTCCACTTCCCCAACCAGAGACAGCCTGAGCTTTGAGGACTTCTTGGACCTCCTCAGTGTATTCAGTGACACAGCCACCCCAGACATCAAGTCCCACTATGCCTTCCGCATCTTCG ATTTTGATGATGACGGAACCTTGAACAGAGAAGACCTGAGCCAGCTCGTGAACTGCCTCACGGGAGAGGGTGAGGACACACGGCTCAGTGCCTCAGAGATGAAGCAGCTCATCGACAAT ATTCTAGAAGAGTCTGACATTGATAGGGATGGGACCATCAATCTTTCTGAATTCCAGCATGTCATCTCCCGCTCACCAGACTTTGCCAG CTCCTTTAAGATTGTCCTGTGA